The genomic stretch tgcacatacacaccaCAAACAGAATCCTTCCCTTCCTGGCTTGCTCAGCCTCCTGGCAGTAGCCAGACTCCAGAGCTAGAAGCTTCCGGAGGTAGGGGAGAGGGGTATAAATTAAACGTTTCCAATTGGACTAGGAGGACGGCCAGGGGCAGGGGGCTCCAGGGCTGCAGAGACAGGGTGGGCATCCCAGGAGGCCCTGGTCCCCCTAAGCCCCGTCAGAAATCCAGGGGAGTGAGGTCCCCAAAGTCACAGTCGAAGAGGTCTCTGATGCCCTCGCCCTCCTCAAGGCCGAAGTGGTAGTCGAGGGCCTCGTGCGGGGGGGACAGGCTGATGAACTCCTCGGGGAGGAGGCCGGCAAAGTCCTCCCGCACGTGCTCCAGGAGCGAGTCGGCCGCCACCAGTGGGGACAGGCGGTCCTCGTCCATGGGGGCCTGCAGGCTGCCCATCCGGGAAAGCAGAGGTTCTGGGGAGACGGGGGAGCATCACAGGCCGGGGACGCCCCGGCGGGGAGGACAGAGGGGCTGTCACGCCTGCCCGCCCACCCACCCGGGAGAGGGGGCCCCACCCcgccctgcccacccacccttcACCCACCTTGCTCCAGGCTTAGCAGGGACTGACTGGGATCCGTGGCAGGGGATGAGGGGggagatgatgatggtggtggtggcacTGTGGTGGCAGGGTCAgctgccctctcctcctccccagaaGCTGCACCCTGGGACGGGGTCTTCCCGGGGCTGATCCCGCCCGCACTCTCCTCAGGGCACAGGAAAACATCGATGGGGCCTTGTTTGCTCTTAAGGGAGATCTGAAAGGTCTGGGTGAAGGTAGCAGGCacagtaaactgaggctcagctaactaccagcccagcccagcctgtcCTGGTCCAGTCTAGACTCCCAGGTCTCACCTCTGAGGAGTCCACGGCTTGAAGCTGGGTCTCGGGAGGGGCCTTGATCACCATGACCATCTGTTCTGCAGGGTCCGCAATGCTACGAAGGTCCTGGCAGGTCACGTAGGCCAGGGTTGGTGGAGTCAAGGACCACATGACCTTTGGCCTTTGGGGGCCACCCACCCAGACAGCTCATAAGGCAGAGCCCATACCTGCTGAGTCACTCCTGTCCTCTGCATCTCCCactccagggcctggcacatagctggTACTCAATCCTATCTCATGcccttgagcctcagttcccacatCTGTACAATGAGACCACTCTCTACCCATCAGATCTCAAGGTAATAATGGCTGCCTGcaataatttcatataaattacataaataCAGGCTTGGTACTGAGAATTTACTCTGACCCATGACCTTGCTGTCAATTAGTTGttatctccaaaatgtataaacgtAATTTGggtattcacttaaaaaaaaaagcttattttaaaataaagtttctatttttgtaaataaaagacaaataaaaacttaTATCTCTAACCTTGAAGCTACAACCAGGTACCGAATCActgtattaaataaatgtttgttatcgGTATCCTAGCTTTTCTTGTTTTAATCTGTGCAACTTTGGAATAggattattttccccttttacagatgaagctgagactcagagagtaaCTTGTCCAGTGTCACACAGTGACTAAATGCTGGGCCAGGACTGGTATCCAAAGCCAGAACCCTCTCCTGAATCCAGGGCCCAGGGTAGCCTCTCTATTCCCACTTGGATGGGGCCACGGTCACCCTCCAGGCAGTTCAAGGATATCGCTGGCTGTCAGCATCCTCGGAAAGCAGACGCAGCTGCGTGGTGCAGATGTGGATCAGGTGGTCCAGCTGCCGCTCGCTTTCCTGCAGTTGCTGGAGGTCCTGGGTCAATCCTTCAAGCCGCCCACCGATCCCCACTGCTGCATGGCTGCCTCTGCCGGGAGGCAAAGGGAGGGTTAGCAGCTCCTGGCCCCTCTTCCCAGGAGGCGTGACCCTCAGCAGAACAGTCTGCTGCTGCCTCTGTTCTGTAAGACCCAGGCGAGCCCTCGCTCCTCTTGGCCTGGCTCCTCAGCTGGGAAACAGCAGAGGGCTGAAGCTGGGCTCCAAGGCAGACTGGCTGGGTTCAACGTCGGGCCTGAATGTCTGTGAACATCCACGTGTCCCTCATAGGGGGCTGGATAAGTAAATGGGGACAGACATgccatggaatactatgcagttgTGTAAAAGGACAAGAATGCATTAGATGCAGACATGGAAGCATTTCTAAGACatgttaagtgaaaagaaaaaaaatgatgtagaatggaatatctaCCGATAACTGAGAACACAAATGTGTCAGAGAGGGGAGTAGGATGACCGGGGAAAGAGgtgaaaagggagaaataaaataagaattaacaAGAATAAAACAGCTGTGTTAAACAATCTCATCAATGGCAACAGAAGCCAGAACAATGGTCACCTGGTGGTATGAGGGGTGGACTGTGTGGGGaggggcacaagggaactttctggggtgctGGAAATGTTCCTTATTCTTATCCAGATGGTGGTTACCCAGGTGAAGAAATATGTAAAGTTGCATTGAGCTAGATAGGTAAGATTTGTGTTCTTCCCTGCATCTATCACCTCAGGGAAGCCAGCTTTCCTCTCTAAACCTCGGTTTGCCCAGCAGTAAGACGGCGATCCGGGCAGTCACAGTGGTATCGCTATCAGCTCCTCCGGGCTGGCCCGGCCCCGGGCCTCTGCCCACCCTCCTGTTTG from Balaenoptera acutorostrata chromosome 15, mBalAcu1.1, whole genome shotgun sequence encodes the following:
- the E2F1 gene encoding transcription factor E2F1, with amino-acid sequence MAVAGAPTGGPCAPALEALLGAGALRLLDSSQIVIISTAQDASAPPAPAGPAAPAAGPRDPDLLLFATPQAPRPTPSAPRPALGRPPVKRRLDLETDHQYLAESSGPARGRGRHPGKGVKSPGEKSRYETSLNLTTKRFLELLSRSADGVVDLNWAAEVLKVQKRRIYDITNVLEGIQLIAKKSKNHIQWLGSHAAVGIGGRLEGLTQDLQQLQESERQLDHLIHICTTQLRLLSEDADSQRLAYVTCQDLRSIADPAEQMVMVIKAPPETQLQAVDSSETFQISLKSKQGPIDVFLCPEESAGGISPGKTPSQGAASGEEERAADPATTVPPPPSSSPPSSPATDPSQSLLSLEQEPLLSRMGSLQAPMDEDRLSPLVAADSLLEHVREDFAGLLPEEFISLSPPHEALDYHFGLEEGEGIRDLFDCDFGDLTPLDF